The sequence TGGAGCGGGGCGACCTGCCCGTCGCGGACGCGGTGGCCCACCTCTGCGGTCTCCAGGCGCAGGAACCGCAGGAACCCTTCGTCGGGCTCTGGTCCCGGGTCGCCGCCTTCGATCCGGCCGTTCTCTCCGACCTGCTGATCCGGCGGAGCGTGGTGCGCACCCACCTGATGCGCCGCACGGTCCACCTCGTCACCGCCGACGACGTTCTCGCCTGGCGGTCCCGGCACGACGCGATGCTGCGCCAACGTGTCCTCGGGGTCTACCGCGACGACTTCACCGGGGTCGACCTCGAAGAACTCGCCGCAGAAGCGCGGGAACTGATGTCCGACGGCGAGCCCCGCACCGCAGCCGAGATCGTGCGGGCGCTCGCCGGGCCCCGGCCCGGGCCGGGGCCGCGCGCCCTGGGCGAGATGGTGGTCGCCGCCCTCGTCCCGATGGCGCAGGCGCCGCCGCGAGGGCTGTGGCGCACCAAGGGCGGGGTGCGCAACGTCGCGCTGTCCTCGTGGCTGGGCCGCCCGGTCGATCCGCCCGTCACCGACGGCGCCGACCCGGTCGGCCGGGCACTGGTGAAGCGCTATCTGGCCGCATACGGGCCGGCCGCAACGGCCGACCTGCGCGCCTGGTCCGGCCTGGCGGGTCTCCCCGGCGCGGTGGCCGCCGTACGCGGCGAACTGGTCCGTTTCCGCGACGAGCGGGGGCGGGAACTGCTCGATTTGCCCGACGCGCCCCGCCCCGACCCGGACACCCCCGCCCCGGTGCGGTTCCTGCCGGCCTTCGACAACGCGATCCTCGGCTACCAGGACCGCGGCCGGATCATCGACGCCGCCCACCGCGGCCTCTCGGTGGCCGGTGAGCGGGTGGTACTGGTCGACGGCCGTGTCGCCGCCACCTGGACCGTCTCCGAAGACGCCGTCACGGTGGGCCCGTTGCGCACTCTTTCCCGGGCGGATCGGGCCGCCGTCACCGACGAGGGGGGAAAGCTCGCCCTGTTCCTCTCCGACGGTGACAGCGACCGTGTACGGGTGACGGCCTCACCGCGCTGAGCGGCCCCGGGCCCGCTCCCCGGGCCCGGGTGTCTGCGCTTCGTACCGGAACAAGCCTATTTTGTGCGGGAGTTCGGGGAGAGGTGACGGCAGGCGGACTGAAAGAGCCGGATGCGGTCACATGGATACCATGACGTCCAGCGACGTAACCACAGAGCCCGCGCCGCACGGCGACCCGAAGCGCACCGCGCCCACCTCGCGAGGATGGCTGAAAGTCCTCGGCGCAGCCGCGGCCGTGCTGGCCCTGCTGTTCGCCGGCAGCCGGCTCAGCCTGCTGCCGGGGCTCGACGACTTCTTCGGCGAGGAGACGCGTGACCGGTCGGGTCCGGCCGTGCTCAAGTCCATCCAGGACATGAGCTCCTACAAGGCCGCCTCGGGCAACTTCCAGGTGGTCGTCGACCTGGAGAAGGACACGAAGTTCGTCCCCGATGTCCTGCGCGGCACCCGCACCCTCTTCGTCGGGGCAGGCACGGTCGACGCCTCCGTCGACCTCGGCAAGGTCACCGAAGGCGGTGTCGTGGTCGACGAGGACCGCACCACGGCCGACATCCGGCTGCCCCGGGCTGTACTGGGAGATCCCGCCCTCGATCCGGACCGGTCCTACGCGGTGTCCAAGCAGCGCGGTCTCCTCGACCGGCTGGGCGACCTCTTCTCCGACAACCCCTCCAGTGAGCAAGCGGTCAACAAGCTCGCCGTCCGGCACATCGCGGAAGCGGCGAAGGAGAGCGGACTGACCGCGCGGGCGGAGAAGAACACCGCCGACATGCTGAAGGGGCTGCTCGGCTCCCTCGGCTTCGAGCGCGTCACGGTCCACTACGGCGACGACCAGGGGTGATCACGTCGGCGGGGCGGCTGCTCGCAGCGCGGGCGACCGCCCTCACGGTTCGCGGGGAGGCCGCCCATCGGGCGCCACCCTTGACGTGCACGCGCCGGTGGGTATGGTCTGGTCCAAGTGCAAGGCCTTTCCGGAAGCCTGTCACCAGGCCTGTCCGGCAAGGGACTTGCGGCCTTCGCGCCTCTTGGCCCCACACTCGCGAGGCCCTGCCGCCGAAGCCGGACCCCCCACGGTCCGCCACCGCGCGGTGCGGTCTCATGTGAAGGAGAAGCATGCACGCGAAAAGGAAGACCGCCCTCGCCCTCGGCGCCGCACTCGCCCCGATTCTCGCCCTGAGCCTCCCGGCGAGCTCCGCCAGTGCCCACGGCTACATCTCCAACCCGCCGAGCCGTCAGGCCCAGTGCGCCGCGGGGACGGTCAGCTGCGGGGCGATCACGTACGAACCGCAGAGCGTCGAGGGCCCCAAGGGGCTCACCAGCTGCAGCGGCGGCAACAGCGGCTTCGCCGAGCTGGACGACGACTCCAAGGGCTGGACCGTCACTCCGGTGAACCGTTCCCAGCAGTTCGAGTGGAAGCTCACCGCCCGCCACGCGACCAGCACCTGGCAGTACTTCGCGGGCGGCGAGAAGATCGCCGAATTCGACGACGGCGGTGCGCAGCCCGGCGCGACCGTGACCCACCAGGTCGACTTCGGCGACAAGACCGGCCGGCAGAAGGTCCTGGCCGTCTGGAACATCGCGGACACCGCCAACGCGTTCTACGCCTGCATCGACGTCAACGTCGGATAGCGGTCGCACCGGCCGGGGGTGCACACCCGGCCGCCCGCCACGCCCCGGACGCGCACCGTCGCGCCCGGGGCGTGCTGCTGTTCCGGCCGGCCGGAAAGCGGCATGGCGCGAAACCCCGAAGTGTCCGAGCGGTTACCCTACGTTAGCTGTCCTGATGGATCGTCAGTGCTCAAGGGGACTCCTGAATGAACCGTATGCGTACCGCACTCGCCGCGCTCGGCATCACCGCCGGACTGATCACCGCCCCGACGGCGAGTGCCGAGCCGGGCCCCGGTCGGCCCGCTCCCGCCGCCGAACGCCACGACCAGTGCACCGGAGAGTTCCGCGGCGACGCCCGCCTCGGCCCCAAGTGGCTGCCGAACAAGCGGCTCGCCCCGGTCGGCCCGCTCCTGAACGGCTACCGGCGTACCGGAGACCTCGCCCCGAAGGACTTCCTGAAGAAGTACTGGGAAGGCCCCGCGGACACCGGCAGCTGGAAGTACCCGCCCAACGACGGTTTCGCCGAGGTGAACGGCGAGATCGACAAGGAGCCGGTCAAGCTGCGCGCCGGCCAGCGCCTGGACCGCTTCGGCTCGGAGTACGGCGGCTACCTGGCCCCGGCGGGGGACGCCTACGCCGAACGCGCCCTGCCCCCGCAGAACCTCAACACCCGCGACGCGGGCACCCCGTGCGACTACCGCGTCTACAAGGTCGCCAAGCCCTTCTGGGTCTGGCAGGGCTCCATCGCCCCGTGGTTCGAGCAGCCCGGCGGCGGACAGCAGATCAAGCTCGACGCCGTGTTCCTCGACCCGGGCGAGGGGCAGCGGCTCAACGTGAAGTGGCTGCTGGACAACGCCTACCTGACGTCCACGGACGCGTAACCCGGTATGGACCGCCGGGCCCTGCACGCCGCACTCGTCCACGAACGGATCCCCGGCGGCTACTACCGCATCGAGGGCGTCCACGAGCCCGTTCCCACGCCGCCGGACTTCCTCTTCGTCCGGCGGAGCGGGGACGGCGGCTGGGAGACGGGGGCGTTCGAACGCGGAACGCACGAGGTCATCGCCCGCCACCCGGACGAGGCCACCGCCTGCGCCCATCTGCTGAGCCTGCTCGTCTGAACCCGCGCGCCCGGTGGTCCGCCGCATCGGGCCCTTTGCCCCGCTGCTTTGCTGAAACGGCAAATATCCTTGTCGGGGCGGCCACAGCCGCCGAATCATCGTGACCGGCGGCCGGGCTCCTCGGCCCGGCCGCCCGCCACAGCGTCACGACCGCCCCGGCCCCCCGGGGCGCAGAGGAGCAGCCATGCCGCAGCCCACCCCCCTGCCCACGCCGTCCGGGGACCGTGTCACCCGCCCCAGCGCCGTGCTTCCCGGCGCGACACACCGGACCGTCGATGTCCCCGGCGGCCGCATCCACTGCGTCGAACAGGGCACGGGGCCCCTCGTACTGCTCGTCCACGGTTTCCCCGAGTCCTGGTACTCCTGGCGTCACCAGATCCCCGCGCTGGCCGCCGCCGGATACCGGGCGGTCGCCATCGACGTACGGGGCTACGGCCGCTCCTTCGCCCCCGCCGCCACCGACGCCTACCGCATGCTCGCCCACGTCGCCGACAACGTCGGCGTCGTCCACGCACTCGGCGAGGAGACCGCGGCCGTCGTCGGACACGACTGGGGTTCCCCCATCGCCGCGAACAGCGCACTGCTGAGGCCGGACGTCTTCACCGCCGTCGGCCTCCTGAGCGTCCCCTACGCGCCTCGTGGAGGCCCCCGCCCCACCGACGGCTTTGCGTCCATCGGCGGAGAGGAGGAGTTCTACGTCAGCTACTTCCAGACGCCCGGCCGCGCCGAGGCGGAGATCGAACCGGACGTACGCGGCTGGCTCGCCGGTTTCTACGCGGGCCTGACCGGCGGCATCCTCACCCCCGCCGATCACGGCGCCCTCTTCTTCGTACCGCCGGGTGCGCGCATGGCCGACCGGTTCCCCACCGGACGGCTTCCCGGCTGGCTCGGCGAGCGCGACCTCGATGTCTACACCGAGGAGTTCGAGCGGACCGGCCTGACCGGCGCGCTCAACCGCTACCGCAACGTCGACCGGGACTGGGAGGACCTCGCCGCCTGGGACGGCACCCCCGTCACCCGGCCCTCGATCTTCATCGGCGGCTCCCTCGACGCCTCCACCACCTGGATGTCCGACGCCATCGACGCCTACCCGAAGACCCTCCCCGCCCTGTCCGCCGCACACATCCTCGAAGGCTGCGGACACTGGATCCAGCAGGAACGCCCCGACGAGGTCAACCGCCTGCTGACCGAGTGGCTGCACGAAGTGCGCGGAAAGCGCTGACGGCCTCCCGTACGGCACGCCGTCGCCTCAGCTGGACGTGCCGTACGCCATTCCCTCGCGGAACCCCGTCAGCTCCCGGCCGCACAGCGTGGGCCAGCGGGATGGGGGCCTCCGGGAGCCTCGCGCCGATGGGGACCGGCATCCCGCGTGCCGCTCCGCACCGGGAGCCGGTCGTCCAGGTGGTGTGTCGCATCCCGGGCCCCCGGCGCCCGGTGGGCGAAAGTGGGCGGATGAACACCGCAGCCATGCTGGCCGAAGCGTTCGACCGGATCGGGGAAGCCGTCCACGCGGCGGTCGACGGGCTGGAGCCCGACGAGCTCAACGCCCGGCTCGACGACGACGCCAACTCCATCTCCTGGCTCGTCTGGCATCTCACCCGCATCCAGGACGACCACATCGCCGACGCTTCCGGCACCGCACAGGTCTGGCTCACCGAAGGCTGGGCCGACCGCTTCCGACTCCCCCTCGACGCCACGGACACCGGCTACGGGCACAGCAGCGACGAGGTCGCCGCCGTGCGCGTGCCCTCCGCCGAGCCCCTCCTCGGCTACTTCGACGCCGTACAGGAGCGGACGCTCGACTTCGTCGCGGGACTGGAAGGCCACGCCCTCGACCGGATCGTCGACGCGGGCTGGTCGCCGCCGGTGACTCTGGGTGTCCGGCTGATCAGCGTCATCGCCGAGGATCTCCAGCACGCCGGCCAGGCCGCGTTCGTCCGCGGAGTGCTGGGGAGGGCCTGAACCCGAGGTCAGGTGCTGTCGTCACCCATTCGTGCACAGTCCCACCGGCGGTGCCATACTCGGAAGAAATCGGCCGGACAGGCAGTGTCATCGTCCGAAAGGTGACCATCATGAGCTGGGCATCCTGGACGACCAGCGGGGTGTACACGGGCACCGGCGGGGTGCGCACCGAAGAAGCGGGCATCCTCAGCGGCGATCTCACGGTGCATACGACGTGGTTCGACGGCCAGGCGTCGGTGGCCGTGCAGTACAGCGGTTCCTCCGACTGGTTCACCCTCGTGGGCAGCCCTGTGCCTTGCCCCTCGGAGGAGGAGAGCCGGACCTTCCACCAGAGCGTCGTCGAAGCCGTGCGCGCGGGAGAGGGAGCGAGAGTCCCGCCGGTCGGCGCGGAACCCGCATAGCCCTGTCACAGCTCCCCACGCCCCATAGAGTGGATCACCGGACCCGTCCCCGGAGGGACGGGCAGAGGCGGTTCGCGGGGCGAGGAGCGGTGGCATGGGGCGTGCGGGAGCGCGGAGTTCGAGGTCGCGGAAGAAGCGGCCGTTCTGGGTGGAGCTGCCGCTCCTTCTCGTCATGGCCCTGGTACTGGCCCTGCTCATCAAGACGTTCCTGCTGCAGGCCTTCTCGATCCCCTCGGACTCGATGCAGAACACCCTCCAGCGGGGCGACCGGGTTCTGGTCGACAAACTGACCCCCTGGTTCGGCTCGGAGCCGGAACGCGGCGAGGTGATCGTCTTCCACGACCCGGCCGACTGGCTCGCGGACACGCCCGTGGACGAGCCCAACACCCTGCAGAAGGTGCTGACCTTCGTCGGTGTGATGCCCTCCGCCGAGGAGAAGGACCTCATCAAGCGGGTCATCGGCGTCGGCGGCGACACCGTGGAGTGCGTGGGCGACGGACCGGTGAAGGTGAACGGCACCGCCCTGGACGAGCCGTACGTCTTCCCCGGCAACACCCCCTGCAGCAACGACGCGGACGGGGGCCAGTTCAAGGTCACCGTGCCCGACGGCAAGGTCTGGGTGATGGGAGACCACCGTCAGGAGTCCGCCGACTCCCGCTACCACAGGGACGACCCGAACGATGGGATGGTGCCGGTCGACGAGGTCGTCGGCCGGGCCGTCGTCGTCGCCTGGCCGATCGGCCGCTGGGCCACCCTGCCGGTGCCCGAGACCTTCAAGAACGTGCCCGACAAGCCCTAGCGGGGCGTGACGTCGCGAACGTACCGGCGCTGCCAGGGCGTCTACACCGCCCGCGGGGAAATGCCGGCGCGGACGAACGCCACCGCCTCCCCGGCGGACGGGGGCAGGCCCCCGCGGACCACGGCCCCGCGCCCGCCGCCCCGAGGGGCCGGTCAACGCGTGCCGGGCCCGTCCTCGCTCAGGGGGCGGGCCAGCAGGGGAGTGCCCGGAACCTGGTGACCGCCGCTGGCGAGCATGCGGACCTCGCCCCGGTCGCTGATCTCGGCACGGACGATCCCCGTCTCGTCCTCGTACACCGGGAACCCACCGGCCCCCAGCCGGTCGGTCAGCCGGACGGCTACCACGTCGTCCGCGGCGCCGGACATCTGGAAGATCAGCTCGTAACGCTCGGTGTGCACCATCTGATTCATGACGGCCTCCCGGCCGTGCGCGGAGAATACGGCCCTGCCGCCATTGTTTCGCACCCCGGCGTGCCCCGCCCGGGGAGCGACGGCCAACGGGCGGAGCCGCCCGGTCGATCGGGTGACTCCCTCCGGCAGAACAACATGACCGCAGGCCGGGAGGGCTAGGCATGCGGGCATGACACTTGAGCCACGACGCATGAACAGTGCCTCCTCCCGTTCCCGCAATCTCAAGGCGGTCGGCGCCCTGTCCCTGGCCGCGGCCACGGCCCTCCTGATGACCGGATGCGGTCAGAGCTCGGACAGCGCGACCGGCGCGGCCACCTCCGAGGCGGCGAAGGTCGTCCCGCAGCAGCAGACGACGACGCCGTCGGCCACCGCACAGCTGACCCAGGAGCAGCAGGAACGCAAGGAGGTGCTCGACGCCACGAAGGTCACCTTCGACGACGCGGCCACCACCGCCACCGGTGAGGTCGCCGGGAGCAAGCTCGTCGACCTGGACCTGGAGGGTGTGGACGACGACGACCGGAGCCCCAGCCCCACCACGACCGGCAGCCCCTCGGGATCGCCCAGCCCGACCGGCTCCCCGAGTCCGACCGGAACCGGCAGCCCGAGCGCGAGCCCCGGCGCCGACGGCCCGGTCTGGGACGCGCACGTCGCGGAGAAGGACGGCACGATCCACACCGTCCGGATCAACGCGGTCGACGGCAAGGTGATCGAAGCCCGTGTCGACACGGACCAGGACGCGGACGACAAGAAGCAGACGGCCGACCGGCTCGCCCAGGCCACCCAGACACCGCAGCAGGCGGCCAAGGTCGCCACCGAGAAGAAGAAGGGAACGGTCACCTCCGTCAGCCTTGAGGACAAGGACGACAACGACGGGGACGGCGTGGTCTGGAAGGTCGACGTGGTCGGTTCCGACTGGAAGAGGACCACCTTCGACGTGGACGCCAAGAACGACACCATCGTCCGCGAGGAGACGGACGAGGACTGATCCCGCTGTCCCACGCAGCGCGAAGGGGTACGCCGGACACCCGGCGTACCCCTTCCTGCGGTCCGCACGCCTCATACGCGCCACTACCGCCACCGGCGGTCCAGCAGCCGGCAGACGAAGTCCTCCTGGAGCTTGCGGAGAGTGACAGGCAACCGCGGGTCCGTCGCTCGGTTCACCTGGAGGTGAGGGAGACGGCCAGGGACCGCCTGCCGGCCGCGGGGCCACCCGCCGGAGGGGGTCGCCGCGGCGAGCTGCCTGTGGCCGGGCAAGTCGCCGGTGTCGCGGATGCGGTCAGTGGGCCGGGGGAGCGCCCTCGCTCAGGTCCAGGACGTACCGCCGCCCGGGGCGGTCGCCGAACATGAGGTCCTCCAGCGGCTCGAACCCCGAACGGGCCAGCACCGCACGGGAGCCCGTGTTGTCCAGCGTCGTTTCGGCGCGCAGTGAGGTGAGCTTGTACTCCTCGACCGCC is a genomic window of Streptomyces sp. YPW6 containing:
- a CDS encoding winged helix DNA-binding domain-containing protein; translated protein: MTVLDDRALNRATLARQLLLERGDLPVADAVAHLCGLQAQEPQEPFVGLWSRVAAFDPAVLSDLLIRRSVVRTHLMRRTVHLVTADDVLAWRSRHDAMLRQRVLGVYRDDFTGVDLEELAAEARELMSDGEPRTAAEIVRALAGPRPGPGPRALGEMVVAALVPMAQAPPRGLWRTKGGVRNVALSSWLGRPVDPPVTDGADPVGRALVKRYLAAYGPAATADLRAWSGLAGLPGAVAAVRGELVRFRDERGRELLDLPDAPRPDPDTPAPVRFLPAFDNAILGYQDRGRIIDAAHRGLSVAGERVVLVDGRVAATWTVSEDAVTVGPLRTLSRADRAAVTDEGGKLALFLSDGDSDRVRVTASPR
- a CDS encoding DUF4230 domain-containing protein, encoding MTSSDVTTEPAPHGDPKRTAPTSRGWLKVLGAAAAVLALLFAGSRLSLLPGLDDFFGEETRDRSGPAVLKSIQDMSSYKAASGNFQVVVDLEKDTKFVPDVLRGTRTLFVGAGTVDASVDLGKVTEGGVVVDEDRTTADIRLPRAVLGDPALDPDRSYAVSKQRGLLDRLGDLFSDNPSSEQAVNKLAVRHIAEAAKESGLTARAEKNTADMLKGLLGSLGFERVTVHYGDDQG
- a CDS encoding lytic polysaccharide monooxygenase auxiliary activity family 9 protein translates to MHAKRKTALALGAALAPILALSLPASSASAHGYISNPPSRQAQCAAGTVSCGAITYEPQSVEGPKGLTSCSGGNSGFAELDDDSKGWTVTPVNRSQQFEWKLTARHATSTWQYFAGGEKIAEFDDGGAQPGATVTHQVDFGDKTGRQKVLAVWNIADTANAFYACIDVNVG
- a CDS encoding TNT domain-containing protein codes for the protein MNRMRTALAALGITAGLITAPTASAEPGPGRPAPAAERHDQCTGEFRGDARLGPKWLPNKRLAPVGPLLNGYRRTGDLAPKDFLKKYWEGPADTGSWKYPPNDGFAEVNGEIDKEPVKLRAGQRLDRFGSEYGGYLAPAGDAYAERALPPQNLNTRDAGTPCDYRVYKVAKPFWVWQGSIAPWFEQPGGGQQIKLDAVFLDPGEGQRLNVKWLLDNAYLTSTDA
- a CDS encoding alpha/beta fold hydrolase, which gives rise to MPQPTPLPTPSGDRVTRPSAVLPGATHRTVDVPGGRIHCVEQGTGPLVLLVHGFPESWYSWRHQIPALAAAGYRAVAIDVRGYGRSFAPAATDAYRMLAHVADNVGVVHALGEETAAVVGHDWGSPIAANSALLRPDVFTAVGLLSVPYAPRGGPRPTDGFASIGGEEEFYVSYFQTPGRAEAEIEPDVRGWLAGFYAGLTGGILTPADHGALFFVPPGARMADRFPTGRLPGWLGERDLDVYTEEFERTGLTGALNRYRNVDRDWEDLAAWDGTPVTRPSIFIGGSLDASTTWMSDAIDAYPKTLPALSAAHILEGCGHWIQQERPDEVNRLLTEWLHEVRGKR
- a CDS encoding DUF664 domain-containing protein yields the protein MNTAAMLAEAFDRIGEAVHAAVDGLEPDELNARLDDDANSISWLVWHLTRIQDDHIADASGTAQVWLTEGWADRFRLPLDATDTGYGHSSDEVAAVRVPSAEPLLGYFDAVQERTLDFVAGLEGHALDRIVDAGWSPPVTLGVRLISVIAEDLQHAGQAAFVRGVLGRA
- the lepB gene encoding signal peptidase I gives rise to the protein MGRAGARSSRSRKKRPFWVELPLLLVMALVLALLIKTFLLQAFSIPSDSMQNTLQRGDRVLVDKLTPWFGSEPERGEVIVFHDPADWLADTPVDEPNTLQKVLTFVGVMPSAEEKDLIKRVIGVGGDTVECVGDGPVKVNGTALDEPYVFPGNTPCSNDADGGQFKVTVPDGKVWVMGDHRQESADSRYHRDDPNDGMVPVDEVVGRAVVVAWPIGRWATLPVPETFKNVPDKP
- a CDS encoding DUF6296 family protein; the encoded protein is MVHTERYELIFQMSGAADDVVAVRLTDRLGAGGFPVYEDETGIVRAEISDRGEVRMLASGGHQVPGTPLLARPLSEDGPGTR
- a CDS encoding PepSY domain-containing protein is translated as MNSASSRSRNLKAVGALSLAAATALLMTGCGQSSDSATGAATSEAAKVVPQQQTTTPSATAQLTQEQQERKEVLDATKVTFDDAATTATGEVAGSKLVDLDLEGVDDDDRSPSPTTTGSPSGSPSPTGSPSPTGTGSPSASPGADGPVWDAHVAEKDGTIHTVRINAVDGKVIEARVDTDQDADDKKQTADRLAQATQTPQQAAKVATEKKKGTVTSVSLEDKDDNDGDGVVWKVDVVGSDWKRTTFDVDAKNDTIVREETDED